In one window of Clavelina lepadiformis chromosome 4, kaClaLepa1.1, whole genome shotgun sequence DNA:
- the LOC143452617 gene encoding PSME3-interacting protein-like: MNRFISENQLDEQRKKRQEEWEKVRKADDPIDVPEEEYDPRSLYDRLQEQKDKKQEEFEEKLKFKNQFRGIDQDEASFLDNVASHLAKMEKQRNEDVNKEIADFKKAIATRELNDKPSTISLASKKEGADCKHSAIEKKDTRQKNILKMAVKRKSNTGAADKQTDEPNAPKHMELDTGVVATKKNKTEVDKNAVTSNQVIVYPPAQKCIGILPGISGYEDSGDSDSSLVDLCDSSSSS; encoded by the exons ATGAATCGTTTTATAAGTGAAAATCAACTTGATGAGCAGCGTAAAAAAAGACAGGAAGAATGGGAAAAAGTCAGAAAGGCTGATGACCCAATAG ATGTTCCAGAGGAGGAATATGATCCTAGATCATTGTATGATCGACTGCAAgaacaaaaagacaaaaagCAAGAGGAATTTgaggaaaaattgaaattta AGAATCAGTTTCGTGGAATTGATCAAGATGAAGCAAGTTTTTTGGATAATGTTGCTAGCCACCTTGCAAAAATGGAAAAGCAAAGAAACGAAGATGTGAATAAAGAAATTGCAGATTTCAAAA aagctaTTGCTACCCGTGAGCTGAATGATAAACCCAGTACGATAAGCCTTGCTTCTAAGAAAGAAGGAGCTGATTGCAAACATTCTGCAATTGAGAAAAAAGACACTAggcagaaaaatattttgaagatGGCAGTTAAGCGTAAAAG caATACAGGAGCAGCGGATAAGCAAACTGATGAGCCAAATGCACCCAAACACATGGAGCTTGATACAG GAGTTGTTGctacaaagaaaaacaagacTGAAGTTGATAAAAATGCTGTTACCAGCAACCAAGTCATCGTATATCCACCAGCACAAAAGTGCATTGGTATTCTTCCTGGTATCAGTGGATACGAAGACAGTGGTGACAGTGACAGTTCATTAGTGGATTTGTGTGACTCAAGTTCCAGTTCATAG